Proteins encoded together in one Schumannella luteola window:
- a CDS encoding LacI family DNA-binding transcriptional regulator, whose translation MTATPLPTIDDVAVAAGVSRQTVSNVLNAPDIVREATRQKVRDAIDALGYRPHASARRPRTQTSSTIGIRMGALSRGGVSGAVLDRFLHALTERADSRGMRIMLFTAADEAAEIEQYRRLRDGADVDALVVTGTAYGDARLDWLADNGVPFVAFGRPWGSADLDDPRRPWVDVDGADGVRQATVHLAGRGLRRIGYLGWPDGSGTGDDRRSGWVAAMRELFGDAGADGTTDADLESLTIRAEEGVAPARVELERLLAGGTDLEALVCASDSLALGAMMAVREAGHPKFPVIGFDNTPVAGAVGLSSVDQQLDQVALAVLDLLMGEHGRRVLNPDEIDGARHRLVTPKLIVRRSSHLAPVDEAGSTASGTNE comes from the coding sequence ATGACGGCCACCCCGCTCCCCACGATCGACGACGTCGCCGTCGCCGCGGGAGTGTCGCGTCAGACCGTCTCGAACGTGCTCAACGCGCCCGACATCGTGCGCGAGGCGACCCGCCAGAAAGTGCGCGACGCGATCGACGCGCTCGGCTACCGGCCGCACGCCTCCGCCCGCCGACCGCGCACGCAGACCAGCAGCACGATCGGCATCCGGATGGGCGCCCTCTCGCGCGGCGGCGTCTCCGGCGCCGTGCTCGACCGCTTCCTGCACGCCCTGACCGAGCGGGCCGACAGCCGCGGCATGCGCATCATGCTCTTCACCGCCGCCGACGAGGCCGCCGAGATCGAGCAGTACCGTCGCCTGCGCGACGGCGCCGACGTCGACGCGCTCGTCGTCACCGGAACCGCCTACGGCGACGCCCGCCTCGACTGGCTCGCCGACAACGGCGTGCCCTTCGTCGCCTTCGGCCGGCCCTGGGGCTCGGCCGATCTCGACGACCCGCGCCGGCCCTGGGTGGATGTCGACGGCGCCGACGGCGTGCGCCAGGCGACCGTGCACCTGGCCGGTCGAGGGCTGCGCCGCATCGGCTACCTCGGCTGGCCGGACGGCTCCGGCACCGGCGACGACCGCCGCAGCGGCTGGGTCGCGGCGATGCGCGAGCTGTTCGGCGACGCCGGAGCCGACGGAACGACCGACGCCGACCTCGAGTCCCTGACCATCCGCGCCGAAGAGGGCGTCGCCCCCGCGCGGGTCGAGCTCGAGCGCCTCCTCGCCGGCGGCACCGATCTCGAGGCGCTGGTCTGCGCGAGCGACTCGCTCGCGCTCGGCGCGATGATGGCCGTGCGCGAGGCCGGGCATCCGAAGTTCCCCGTCATCGGCTTCGACAACACGCCCGTCGCGGGCGCCGTCGGCCTCTCCAGTGTCGACCAGCAGCTCGACCAGGTCGCCCTCGCGGTGCTCGACCTGCTCATGGGCGAGCACGGCCGCCGCGTGCTGAACCCCGACGAGATCGACGGTGCACGGCACCGCCTCGTCACCCCCAAGCTCATCGTCCGCCGGTCGAGTCACCTGGCGCCCGTCGACGAGGCCGGATCCACAGCATCCGGCACCAACGAGTGA
- the purM gene encoding phosphoribosylformylglycinamidine cyclo-ligase gives MTDAPANTPANPYAAAGVDTAAGDLAVELMKSAVARTHGPEVLGGVGGFAGLFDVSFLKSFDRPLLATSTDGVGTKVAIAQAIDKHDTIGQDLVGMVVDDIVVVGAKPLFMTDYIACGKVVPQRIADIVAGIARACAETGTALVGGETAEHPGLLGPDDYDVAGAAVGAVEADAVLGADRVADGDVVIAIESSGFHSNGYSLVRHILSQNSIGFSDTSAELGGVVGEVLLEPTRLYTSPLLGLLADPALAGGIHSISHVTGGGIAANLARVLPRGSWSELDRASWSPSPVFRVLADLGGQSLESTEGTWNLGIGMFVVAAPSVADGVIAGLAAAGMPAWVAGQVNFGEAPTAASGADAFEQGAKGVDGGAVRLAGAYAA, from the coding sequence GTGACCGACGCCCCCGCGAACACGCCCGCGAACCCCTACGCCGCCGCCGGAGTCGACACCGCCGCCGGTGACCTCGCCGTCGAGCTGATGAAGTCGGCCGTCGCGCGCACGCACGGCCCCGAGGTGCTCGGTGGGGTCGGCGGCTTCGCCGGACTGTTCGACGTCTCGTTCCTGAAGAGCTTCGACCGCCCGCTGCTCGCGACCTCCACCGACGGCGTCGGCACCAAGGTCGCGATCGCGCAGGCCATCGACAAGCACGACACCATCGGCCAGGACCTCGTCGGCATGGTCGTCGACGACATCGTCGTGGTCGGCGCGAAGCCGCTGTTCATGACCGACTACATCGCCTGCGGCAAGGTCGTGCCGCAGCGCATCGCCGACATCGTCGCCGGCATCGCCCGGGCCTGCGCCGAGACAGGAACCGCCCTCGTCGGCGGCGAGACGGCCGAGCACCCCGGGCTCCTCGGCCCCGACGACTACGACGTCGCCGGCGCGGCCGTCGGCGCGGTCGAGGCGGATGCGGTGCTCGGCGCCGACCGCGTGGCCGACGGCGACGTCGTCATCGCCATCGAGTCGAGCGGGTTCCACTCCAACGGCTACTCGCTCGTGCGCCACATCCTCAGCCAGAACTCGATCGGGTTCTCCGACACCTCGGCCGAGCTCGGCGGCGTCGTCGGCGAGGTGCTGCTCGAGCCGACCCGGCTCTACACCTCGCCGCTGCTGGGCCTGCTCGCCGACCCGGCGCTCGCCGGCGGCATCCACTCGATCTCGCACGTCACCGGCGGCGGCATCGCCGCGAACCTCGCCCGCGTGCTGCCGCGCGGCTCGTGGTCGGAGCTCGACCGCGCATCCTGGTCGCCGTCGCCGGTGTTCCGCGTGCTCGCCGACCTCGGCGGCCAGAGCCTCGAGAGCACCGAGGGCACCTGGAACCTCGGCATCGGCATGTTCGTCGTCGCCGCGCCGTCGGTCGCCGACGGCGTGATCGCCGGGCTCGCCGCCGCAGGGATGCCGGCCTGGGTCGCCGGGCAGGTCAACTTCGGCGAGGCGCCGACCGCCGCCTCGGGCGCGGATGCCTTCGAGCAGGGTGCCAAGGGCGTCGACGGCGGCGCGGTGCGCCTCGCGGGGGCGTACGCGGCCTGA
- the purD gene encoding phosphoribosylamine--glycine ligase, with amino-acid sequence MRILVLGSGAREHAIVRALLRSSQPDAHEIIAAPGNAGIAALVETVKLDASNGKLVADYARDSEVDLVVIGPEAPLVAGVGDALRRYGIPVFGPDKAAAALEGSKSFAKRVMEAAKVPTGGAVHAETVEEVEAALDRFGAPHVVKADGLAAGKGVLVTDDRQAALDHASFYLQQGGVLIEEHLAGPEVSLFLLADGHDVLPLSPAQDFKRVFDGDAGPNTGGMGAYSPLPWLSDRWPSEADFVDEVVDTIALPTIRQLEAEGTPFVGLLYCGLILTADGIRVIEFNARFGDPETQVVLPRLDTPLADLITAAATGGLGRLPYPKFSGDVAVTVVLASEGYPENPITGRPIRGLAELEADLPEGVTVDHAATALVDGQYVATGGRVLSVVARGADFAQARERAYAALGRLDLEGAHFRTDIAARVAQ; translated from the coding sequence GTGCGAATCCTCGTCCTCGGCTCCGGGGCGCGCGAGCACGCGATCGTGCGCGCTCTCCTCCGCAGCAGCCAGCCCGACGCCCACGAGATCATCGCCGCGCCCGGCAACGCCGGCATCGCGGCCCTCGTCGAGACGGTCAAGCTCGACGCCTCGAACGGCAAGCTCGTCGCCGACTACGCCCGCGACTCCGAGGTCGACCTCGTCGTCATCGGCCCCGAGGCCCCGCTGGTGGCGGGCGTCGGGGATGCGCTGCGTCGCTACGGCATCCCCGTCTTCGGCCCCGACAAGGCGGCCGCCGCACTCGAGGGCTCGAAGAGCTTCGCGAAGCGCGTGATGGAGGCCGCGAAGGTTCCGACCGGCGGCGCCGTGCACGCCGAAACCGTCGAGGAGGTCGAGGCCGCCCTCGACCGCTTCGGCGCCCCGCACGTGGTCAAGGCCGACGGCCTGGCCGCCGGCAAGGGCGTGCTCGTCACCGACGACCGCCAGGCCGCGCTCGACCACGCCTCCTTCTACCTGCAGCAGGGCGGGGTGCTCATCGAAGAGCACCTGGCCGGCCCCGAGGTGTCGCTGTTCCTGCTCGCCGACGGCCACGACGTGCTGCCGCTGAGCCCCGCGCAGGACTTCAAGCGCGTCTTCGACGGCGACGCCGGCCCGAACACCGGCGGCATGGGCGCCTACTCGCCGCTGCCGTGGCTGAGCGACCGCTGGCCGAGCGAGGCCGACTTCGTGGATGAGGTGGTCGACACGATCGCCCTGCCCACCATCCGCCAGCTCGAGGCCGAGGGCACCCCCTTCGTCGGTCTGCTCTACTGCGGCCTCATCCTCACCGCCGACGGCATCCGCGTGATCGAGTTCAACGCGCGCTTCGGCGACCCGGAGACGCAGGTCGTGCTGCCGCGTCTCGACACCCCGCTGGCCGACCTCATCACGGCGGCGGCGACCGGCGGCCTCGGCCGTCTGCCGTACCCGAAGTTCAGCGGCGATGTCGCGGTCACGGTCGTGCTCGCCAGCGAGGGCTACCCCGAGAACCCGATCACCGGTCGTCCGATCCGCGGACTCGCCGAGCTCGAGGCCGACCTGCCCGAGGGCGTCACGGTCGACCACGCCGCGACCGCGCTCGTCGACGGGCAGTACGTCGCCACCGGCGGACGCGTGCTCAGCGTCGTCGCCCGCGGCGCCGATTTCGCCCAGGCCCGTGAGCGCGCGTACGCGGCGCTCGGCCGTCTCGATCTCGAGGGTGCGCACTTCCGCACCGACATCGCTGCGCGGGTCGCGCAGTGA
- a CDS encoding YciI family protein encodes MKAPETWLLLVHREGPASDRSTPKTMQPWFAGHRAFHEELRAEGSLVAAGSLPAADGEELTIVRGIESDDLLARAGADPAVVDGHLLVEVRPWIVVQSALSPLD; translated from the coding sequence ATGAAGGCTCCGGAGACCTGGCTGCTGCTCGTGCACCGGGAGGGGCCCGCCTCCGATCGCTCGACGCCGAAGACGATGCAGCCGTGGTTCGCGGGGCATCGCGCGTTCCACGAGGAGCTGCGGGCTGAGGGCAGCCTCGTCGCCGCCGGGTCGCTGCCCGCCGCCGACGGCGAGGAGCTCACGATCGTGCGCGGCATCGAGTCGGACGACCTGCTCGCCCGGGCCGGCGCCGACCCGGCCGTCGTCGACGGGCACCTGCTCGTCGAGGTGCGACCGTGGATCGTCGTGCAGTCGGCGCTCTCGCCGCTCGACTGA
- a CDS encoding sterol carrier family protein, protein MARARIPDPDGVAGVRAALAAAADGETASRDTTALAVRYLLQLLAEDAPGNSVEVRVPPFGATQAIEGPRHTRGTPPNVVEMNAATWIALATGSRQWADALAAADVSASGSRADLTAVLPVRWQR, encoded by the coding sequence ATGGCTCGCGCGCGCATCCCCGACCCCGACGGCGTCGCCGGAGTGCGAGCGGCGCTCGCCGCGGCCGCCGACGGCGAGACCGCATCCCGCGACACGACGGCGCTCGCCGTGCGCTACCTGCTGCAGCTGCTGGCCGAGGATGCGCCGGGCAACAGCGTCGAGGTGCGGGTTCCGCCGTTCGGCGCCACCCAGGCGATCGAGGGTCCTCGGCACACCCGCGGCACCCCGCCGAACGTCGTCGAGATGAACGCGGCCACCTGGATCGCGCTCGCCACCGGCTCGCGGCAGTGGGCGGATGCGCTCGCCGCCGCCGATGTGTCGGCCTCGGGATCGCGCGCCGACCTCACCGCCGTGCTGCCGGTGCGCTGGCAGCGCTGA
- a CDS encoding glycogen debranching N-terminal domain-containing protein produces MSNRFKGERIMQHPIPRQPFLHDAAIALRAPAQAWSRPDGTIGDSVTAASTSAAPVVIDGLYLGDTRVLDGWRLSVADAPGEHIATAQDAATELRVVRLHRELDGPGADPDVRSELTRRVRADGVDEILVIRSRRDLELRVPVELRLHADLSPMSAVKEGRRGDYAVRVELRADADAAASWGRDGLTALLRAPDAVIRPDADADADADDPAAIILSWDVVVPPRGEASLAWSLDLHDERAVVDASPHPTPWSPPDRDGVDDTGAGAADDDRVHRWLDRALADLDALRLVRRGSDAEFLAAGAPWFLTMFGRDALWAARLLLPLDGGVAIAASTVRALAELQGRERVAETAEQPGKIMHELRSATLSLPTENLELPPLYYGTVDATPLWICLLHDAWRAGLPEAEVRALLPQLRAALAWMRDFGDSDGDGLLEYVDESGRGLANQGWKDSGDSVQWRDGRLAEGPIALVEVQGYAYEAAVHGADLLEALGAAPGGTGAGADREPDSDADADAAAALADEVAGWRAWAERLRIASRSFWISDAADTASTPYPAIALDAHKRPVDSLTSNIGHLLGTGLLDTAQVDHVARAVTSPALDSGYGLRTMSSDDAGFWPLSYHGGSVWAHDTAVVIRGLLLEGRRPEARQLAEGLLAAAAGFGYRMPELHGGDRAADIPSPVPYPAACRPQSWSAAAAVTVWSALRG; encoded by the coding sequence ATGAGCAACCGATTCAAGGGCGAGCGGATCATGCAGCACCCCATCCCCCGACAGCCGTTCCTGCACGACGCGGCGATCGCGCTGCGCGCTCCCGCGCAGGCCTGGTCGCGCCCCGACGGAACGATCGGCGACTCCGTGACGGCCGCATCCACGTCGGCCGCGCCGGTCGTCATCGACGGGCTCTACCTCGGCGACACCCGCGTGCTCGACGGCTGGCGGCTCAGCGTCGCCGACGCCCCCGGCGAGCACATCGCGACCGCGCAGGACGCGGCGACCGAGCTGCGCGTCGTGCGCCTGCATCGCGAGCTCGACGGCCCCGGAGCCGACCCCGACGTGCGCAGCGAGCTGACCCGCAGGGTGCGCGCCGACGGCGTCGACGAGATCCTCGTCATCCGCTCCCGCCGCGACCTCGAGCTGCGGGTGCCGGTCGAGCTGCGGCTGCACGCCGACCTCTCGCCGATGAGCGCGGTCAAGGAGGGCCGGCGCGGCGACTATGCCGTGCGTGTCGAGCTCCGCGCGGATGCCGACGCTGCCGCGAGCTGGGGTCGCGACGGGCTGACAGCGCTGCTGCGCGCCCCGGATGCGGTCATCCGACCCGACGCCGACGCCGATGCCGATGCCGACGACCCGGCCGCGATCATCCTCAGCTGGGATGTCGTGGTGCCGCCGCGCGGCGAGGCCTCCCTGGCGTGGTCCCTCGACCTGCACGACGAGCGCGCCGTCGTCGATGCCTCACCGCATCCGACCCCCTGGAGCCCGCCCGACCGTGACGGTGTCGACGACACCGGAGCCGGCGCCGCGGACGACGACCGCGTGCACCGCTGGCTCGACCGCGCCCTCGCCGACCTGGATGCGCTGCGCCTCGTGCGCCGCGGATCGGACGCCGAGTTCCTCGCCGCGGGCGCCCCGTGGTTCCTCACGATGTTCGGCCGCGACGCCCTCTGGGCCGCCCGCCTGCTGCTTCCGCTCGACGGCGGCGTCGCGATCGCCGCGAGCACCGTGCGCGCGCTCGCCGAGCTGCAGGGCCGCGAACGCGTCGCCGAGACGGCCGAGCAGCCGGGCAAGATCATGCACGAGCTGCGCAGCGCCACCCTCAGCCTGCCGACCGAGAACCTCGAGCTGCCGCCGCTCTACTACGGCACGGTCGACGCGACCCCGCTCTGGATCTGCCTGCTGCACGACGCCTGGCGCGCCGGACTCCCCGAGGCCGAGGTGCGCGCCCTGCTGCCGCAGCTGCGCGCCGCCCTGGCGTGGATGCGCGACTTCGGCGACAGCGACGGCGATGGACTGCTCGAGTACGTCGACGAGAGCGGACGCGGCCTCGCCAACCAGGGCTGGAAGGACAGCGGCGACTCGGTGCAGTGGCGCGACGGCCGTCTCGCCGAGGGCCCGATCGCGCTCGTCGAGGTGCAGGGCTACGCCTACGAGGCGGCCGTGCACGGCGCCGACCTGCTCGAGGCGCTCGGCGCGGCGCCGGGCGGCACCGGCGCTGGCGCCGACCGGGAGCCCGACTCGGATGCGGACGCGGATGCCGCGGCGGCCCTCGCCGATGAGGTCGCCGGCTGGCGCGCCTGGGCCGAGCGCCTGCGCATCGCATCCCGGTCGTTCTGGATCAGCGACGCGGCAGACACGGCATCCACCCCGTACCCGGCGATCGCCCTGGATGCGCACAAGCGCCCCGTCGACAGCCTCACCTCGAACATCGGCCACCTGCTCGGCACGGGTCTGCTCGACACGGCCCAGGTCGACCACGTCGCCCGCGCGGTCACCTCGCCGGCGCTCGACTCCGGCTACGGACTGCGCACGATGTCGAGCGACGACGCGGGCTTCTGGCCGCTGAGCTATCACGGCGGGTCGGTGTGGGCGCACGACACCGCGGTCGTCATCCGCGGGCTGCTGCTCGAGGGTCGCCGCCCCGAGGCCCGCCAGCTCGCCGAGGGGCTCCTCGCTGCGGCCGCCGGCTTCGGCTACCGCATGCCCGAGCTGCACGGCGGCGATCGTGCCGCCGACATCCCGTCGCCCGTGCCCTACCCGGCGGCCTGCCGCCCGCAGTCCTGGTCGGCCGCCGCCGCGGTCACGGTCTGGAGCGCCCTGCGCGGCTGA
- a CDS encoding DUF4190 domain-containing protein, with protein sequence MTETNTPETPVAEAPAAEATTKPKSARAPRAKRAPRKAAAASAAGATPSAIPAEAAPADDVSQVPQTATVTSAVTATPTTEGEPAAAQAADAVANGWMAESAPAAPPAPALPATSPPIAPGGGPAASTGPAPTVIAPPIAAQAGVAQQTAIPSDAAQPGPAQPGPAQPAAAQADFSQTTLTAVGPAPFPQPTSPTQSGPAASGSAIPQQQTLSAPPAPPTLPTQSAPAPTAPANPSRAMGIASMVLGIIAFCGFGLVAPIGLVLGVASWRKEPTAKGFTIAGLALNILSILTWIVIGVVVVIGFALAGYRVTFR encoded by the coding sequence ATGACCGAGACGAACACCCCCGAGACCCCCGTCGCCGAGGCTCCCGCTGCCGAGGCGACGACCAAGCCGAAGTCGGCGCGCGCTCCCCGCGCGAAGCGGGCTCCGCGAAAGGCCGCTGCCGCGAGCGCCGCGGGCGCGACGCCGTCGGCGATCCCGGCCGAGGCGGCACCAGCGGATGACGTCTCTCAGGTTCCGCAGACCGCGACCGTGACCTCGGCGGTGACCGCGACTCCGACAACGGAGGGCGAGCCCGCTGCGGCTCAGGCCGCGGACGCCGTCGCGAACGGATGGATGGCCGAGTCCGCCCCCGCCGCACCGCCGGCTCCGGCCTTGCCGGCGACGTCACCTCCGATCGCGCCCGGAGGCGGTCCGGCGGCATCGACCGGGCCCGCGCCGACGGTGATCGCGCCGCCGATCGCCGCGCAGGCCGGCGTCGCGCAGCAGACCGCGATCCCATCCGATGCCGCCCAGCCAGGGCCCGCCCAGCCGGGGCCCGCCCAGCCAGCAGCCGCGCAGGCCGACTTCTCCCAGACGACCCTCACCGCCGTCGGGCCGGCGCCTTTCCCCCAGCCCACCTCTCCGACGCAGTCGGGCCCCGCCGCGTCCGGGTCGGCGATCCCGCAACAGCAGACGCTCTCCGCGCCGCCCGCTCCTCCGACCCTGCCGACCCAGTCAGCCCCCGCGCCGACGGCCCCGGCTAACCCCTCACGCGCGATGGGCATCGCGAGCATGGTGCTCGGCATCATCGCGTTCTGCGGATTCGGGCTGGTCGCGCCGATCGGCCTCGTGCTCGGCGTCGCATCGTGGCGCAAGGAGCCGACCGCGAAGGGGTTCACGATCGCCGGGCTCGCGCTCAACATCCTCTCGATCCTGACCTGGATCGTGATCGGCGTCGTCGTGGTGATCGGCTTCGCGCTCGCCGGCTATCGGGTCACGTTCCGCTGA
- a CDS encoding FAD-dependent oxidoreductase, with product MTDPAFDTSVVVVGAGQAGLSVAYYLRRLGLDPGNDFVILDRGPSTGGAWQFRWEALRLGYAHRVNDLPGMAELDLSFDTADRHAPAKDVVADYYAQYEQHFGLQVVRPANVTRVEGLMDGFTVTFDDSSARHGGSAAATAGLTTQRVTTRVLVNATGTWGAPFIPWYPGLDSFRGRMVHTSEYRDASEFAGMRVAIVGGGTSAIGFLMELEKVAAETTWFSRRPIEFLEEQELNIESGSSSVRQQDEAARQGRALPSIVSTTGVPRSRRIQAAIDRGLLLAQPMFTRVTPNGVVLPDGREVEVDAIIWATGFRPELRHLAPLKLREKSGGITVGQGASWRNSRVFFAGYGPAASTIGANRAGRTIARQVIATLSSFG from the coding sequence GTGACCGACCCCGCCTTCGACACCTCCGTGGTGGTCGTGGGGGCGGGGCAGGCCGGTCTCTCGGTCGCGTACTACCTGCGACGCCTCGGGCTCGATCCCGGCAACGACTTCGTCATCCTCGACCGCGGTCCTTCGACCGGCGGCGCCTGGCAGTTCCGCTGGGAGGCGCTGCGCCTCGGCTACGCGCACCGCGTGAACGACCTGCCGGGCATGGCCGAGCTCGACCTCAGCTTCGACACCGCCGATCGGCACGCTCCGGCGAAGGATGTCGTGGCCGACTACTACGCGCAGTACGAGCAGCACTTCGGGCTGCAGGTCGTGCGGCCCGCGAACGTGACCCGTGTCGAGGGGCTCATGGACGGCTTCACCGTCACCTTCGACGACAGCTCGGCCCGGCACGGCGGCAGCGCGGCCGCGACCGCCGGCCTGACGACGCAGCGGGTGACGACGCGGGTGCTCGTCAACGCGACCGGCACCTGGGGAGCCCCGTTCATCCCGTGGTACCCGGGACTCGACAGCTTCCGCGGGCGCATGGTGCACACCTCCGAGTACCGGGATGCGTCGGAGTTCGCCGGGATGCGCGTCGCCATCGTCGGCGGCGGCACGAGCGCGATCGGCTTCCTCATGGAGCTCGAGAAGGTCGCCGCGGAGACGACCTGGTTCTCGCGGCGTCCGATCGAGTTCCTCGAAGAGCAGGAGCTCAACATCGAGTCGGGCAGCTCGTCGGTGCGCCAGCAGGACGAAGCGGCTCGTCAGGGGCGCGCGCTGCCGAGCATCGTGTCGACGACCGGGGTTCCGCGCAGCCGCCGCATCCAGGCCGCCATCGATCGGGGTCTGCTGCTGGCTCAGCCGATGTTCACCCGGGTCACGCCGAACGGCGTCGTGCTGCCCGACGGGCGCGAGGTCGAGGTGGATGCGATCATCTGGGCCACCGGATTCCGGCCCGAGCTGAGGCACCTCGCCCCGCTGAAGCTGCGCGAGAAATCGGGCGGCATCACGGTCGGGCAGGGTGCGTCGTGGCGCAACTCGCGGGTGTTCTTCGCCGGGTACGGACCGGCCGCCTCGACGATCGGGGCGAACCGCGCCGGGCGCACGATCGCGCGCCAGGTCATCGCGACGCTGTCGTCGTTCGGCTGA
- the purF gene encoding amidophosphoribosyltransferase, with translation MCGIVGIVSSGPVNQQVYDSLSLLQHRGQDSTGIATSEGSIIHTYKAKGQVREAYRTRDMRALLGTMGLGHVRYATRGDASQEQEAQPFYVNAPYGIVLVHNGNLTNTRELTDELFRIDRRHLNTSSDTELLVNVLAHELQSQVRGTELDPGQVFDAITTLHERVEGSYAAIALIAGQGLLAFRDPFGIRPLVLGKRSEGLVGTEWIVASESLVLESAGYEFVRDVAPGEAIYIARNGEMFSRQCAANPRLIPCSFEYVYLARPDSIMNGISVYDARLRLGDRLADTIATHVPSGDIDVVMPIPDSSRPAAMQVARKLGIEYREGFYKNRYVGRTFIMPGQEQRKKSVKQKLNAMSSEFQGKNVLIVDDSIVRGTTSKEIVDMARQAGANSVTFTSAAPPVRYPHVYGINMPSRRELVAAGRKIPEIARELGADHLIYQEVADMESAILEGSDIQSLEKSCFTGEYVTATVTPEYLEWVEANQLS, from the coding sequence ATGTGCGGCATCGTCGGCATCGTCTCTTCCGGCCCCGTCAACCAGCAGGTCTACGACAGCCTCTCGCTGCTGCAGCACCGCGGTCAGGACTCGACGGGCATCGCCACGAGCGAGGGCTCGATCATCCACACCTACAAAGCCAAGGGCCAGGTGCGCGAGGCCTACCGCACGCGTGACATGCGCGCGCTGCTCGGCACGATGGGCCTCGGCCACGTGCGCTACGCGACCCGCGGCGACGCCTCGCAGGAGCAGGAGGCGCAGCCCTTCTACGTCAACGCGCCCTACGGCATCGTGCTCGTGCACAACGGCAACCTGACGAACACGCGCGAGCTCACCGACGAGCTCTTCCGCATCGACCGTCGCCACCTCAACACCTCCTCCGACACCGAGCTGCTCGTCAACGTGCTCGCGCACGAGCTGCAGTCGCAGGTGCGCGGCACCGAGCTCGACCCCGGTCAGGTCTTCGACGCGATCACGACGCTGCACGAGCGCGTCGAGGGCTCCTACGCCGCGATCGCGCTCATCGCCGGCCAGGGGCTGCTCGCCTTCCGCGACCCCTTCGGCATCCGCCCGCTGGTGCTCGGCAAGCGCAGCGAAGGTCTCGTCGGCACCGAGTGGATCGTCGCCAGCGAGTCGCTCGTGCTCGAGTCGGCGGGCTACGAGTTCGTGCGGGATGTCGCCCCCGGCGAGGCGATCTACATCGCCCGCAACGGCGAGATGTTCTCGCGCCAGTGCGCCGCGAACCCGCGGCTCATCCCCTGCTCGTTCGAGTACGTCTACCTCGCGCGCCCCGACTCGATCATGAACGGCATCTCGGTCTACGACGCGCGCCTGCGCCTCGGCGACCGCCTCGCCGACACGATCGCCACGCACGTGCCCTCGGGCGACATCGACGTGGTCATGCCCATCCCGGATTCGTCGCGCCCGGCCGCCATGCAGGTCGCCCGCAAGCTCGGCATCGAGTACCGCGAGGGCTTCTACAAGAACCGCTACGTGGGCCGCACCTTCATCATGCCGGGGCAGGAGCAGCGCAAGAAGAGCGTCAAGCAGAAGCTCAACGCGATGAGCTCCGAGTTCCAGGGCAAGAACGTGCTCATCGTCGACGACTCGATCGTGCGCGGCACGACCTCGAAGGAGATCGTCGACATGGCCCGCCAGGCCGGCGCGAACTCGGTCACCTTCACGAGCGCGGCCCCGCCGGTGCGCTACCCGCACGTCTACGGCATCAACATGCCCAGCCGTCGCGAGCTCGTCGCCGCCGGACGCAAGATCCCCGAGATCGCCCGCGAGCTCGGCGCCGACCACCTCATCTACCAGGAGGTCGCCGACATGGAGTCGGCCATCCTCGAGGGCAGCGACATCCAGTCGCTCGAGAAGAGCTGCTTCACCGGCGAGTACGTCACCGCAACCGTCACCCCCGAGTACCTCGAGTGGGTCGAGGCGAACCAGCTCAGCTGA
- a CDS encoding nitroreductase family deazaflavin-dependent oxidoreductase — translation MPLSGEYAPSTSDWAREQAELIESSGGAEGTENRGRPVIVLTTIGAKSGLLRKTALMRVEHEGRYAVVASLGGAPKPPVWYYNVKKNPHVELQDREVKKDYTAREVHGDERAEWWERAVATWPDFAEYQKKTEREIQVFVLDPHDA, via the coding sequence ATGCCATTGAGCGGAGAGTACGCACCGTCCACATCCGACTGGGCCCGTGAGCAGGCCGAGCTGATCGAGAGCTCCGGCGGCGCCGAGGGCACCGAGAACCGCGGACGCCCCGTGATCGTGCTGACCACGATCGGCGCGAAGTCGGGCCTGCTGCGCAAGACCGCGCTCATGCGCGTCGAGCACGAAGGCCGGTACGCCGTCGTCGCCTCGCTCGGCGGGGCCCCGAAGCCGCCGGTCTGGTACTACAACGTCAAGAAGAACCCGCACGTCGAGCTGCAGGACCGCGAGGTCAAGAAGGACTACACGGCCCGCGAGGTGCACGGCGACGAGCGCGCCGAGTGGTGGGAGCGCGCTGTCGCGACCTGGCCCGACTTCGCCGAGTACCAGAAGAAGACCGAGCGCGAGATCCAGGTCTTCGTGCTCGATCCGCACGACGCCTGA
- a CDS encoding DUF3073 domain-containing protein: MGRGRQKAKHTKVARDLKYFSPDTNYGALERELSGNPRLEEDLEKWPEYSDDDAEGDDDLDEDESKTA; the protein is encoded by the coding sequence ATGGGGCGGGGCCGTCAGAAGGCGAAGCACACCAAGGTCGCACGCGACCTGAAGTACTTCAGCCCAGACACCAACTACGGCGCTCTCGAACGAGAGCTCTCCGGCAACCCTCGACTCGAGGAGGACCTCGAGAAGTGGCCGGAGTACAGCGACGACGACGCCGAGGGTGACGACGACCTCGACGAGGACGAGTCCAAGACCGCCTGA